The Stenotrophomonas maltophilia sequence ATGGCGCGCGCCGCCTGCAGGCGGGTGGCGCCGACCTGCTGCTGATCTGCACCAACACCATGCACAAGCTGACCGATCGCATCGAGGCGGCCTGCACGCTGCCGCTGCTGCACATCGCTGATCCGACCGCGACCGCGATCCTGCAGGCAGGTGCGCGCAAAGTGGGCCTGCTCGGCACTGCCTTCACCATGGAGCAGGACTTCTATCGAGGCCGCCTGCAGGAACGCTTCGGCCTGGAGGTACTGGTGCCTGATGCCGATGACCGCCGCAACGTGCACGACATCATCTATCAGGAGCTGATTGCCGGCGTGGTCAGCGAGCGCTCACGGCAGCTCTACGCCGGCGTGATCGCGCGCCTGGTCGAGCGCGGCGCTGAAGCGAT is a genomic window containing:
- a CDS encoding aspartate/glutamate racemase family protein, with the protein product MKTLGLIGGMSWESSAQYYRLINEAVRHRLGGAHSAQLLLWSVDFAGIKQLQHDGDWDTLGDHMVDGARRLQAGGADLLLICTNTMHKLTDRIEAACTLPLLHIADPTATAILQAGARKVGLLGTAFTMEQDFYRGRLQERFGLEVLVPDADDRRNVHDIIYQELIAGVVSERSRQLYAGVIARLVERGAEAIILGCTEIMLLVRPEDSAVPLFDTTTLHALAAVDAALG